Proteins encoded by one window of Chryseobacterium foetidum:
- the fbp gene encoding class 1 fructose-bisphosphatase, with amino-acid sequence MSEQSLQTLGEFLIDKQEDFQYSTGEFSRLLSAIRLASKIVNREVNKAGIVDITGAAGNQNIQGEEQQKLDVIANDIFITALSQREVVCGIASEENDDFIDIKCGENGHLSKYVVLIDPLDGSSNIDVNVSVGTIFSIYRRVSEPGTPVQLEDFLQKGVNQIAAGYVIYGSSTMIVYTTGNGVNGFTLDPSLGTYYLSHPNMKFPETGKIYSINEGNYIKFPQGVKNYLKYCQMEEGDRPYTSRYIGSLVADFHRNMLKGGIYIYPSYGQAPNGKLRLLYECNPMAFLAEQAGGKATDGFRRILEVEPTELHQRIPFFAGSINMVEKAEEFMRIDSVK; translated from the coding sequence ATGTCAGAACAGTCATTACAGACGTTAGGTGAATTTTTAATTGATAAGCAGGAAGATTTTCAGTATTCCACTGGTGAGTTTTCACGTCTTTTAAGTGCTATAAGACTGGCATCAAAGATCGTAAACAGGGAAGTAAATAAAGCTGGTATCGTAGATATCACGGGAGCGGCCGGAAATCAGAATATTCAGGGCGAAGAGCAACAGAAGCTGGATGTCATTGCCAACGATATTTTTATCACAGCCCTTTCTCAGAGAGAAGTTGTCTGCGGAATTGCTTCCGAGGAAAATGACGATTTTATCGACATCAAATGTGGTGAGAACGGACATTTAAGCAAATATGTAGTGTTAATCGATCCTTTGGACGGTTCTTCAAATATTGATGTAAATGTTTCTGTGGGAACCATTTTTTCAATTTATAGAAGGGTTTCAGAGCCCGGAACTCCCGTTCAGCTGGAAGATTTTCTACAGAAAGGAGTTAATCAGATCGCCGCAGGATACGTGATATACGGATCTTCAACGATGATTGTATACACTACAGGAAACGGTGTGAACGGATTTACACTGGATCCTTCTCTAGGAACATACTATCTTTCTCATCCCAACATGAAATTCCCTGAAACCGGGAAAATCTACTCAATCAATGAAGGAAACTACATTAAATTTCCTCAGGGTGTCAAAAATTACCTGAAATACTGTCAGATGGAAGAAGGCGATCGCCCATACACTTCCAGATATATTGGTTCATTGGTTGCCGATTTCCATAGAAATATGCTGAAAGGTGGAATTTATATATATCCATCATACGGTCAGGCTCCAAACGGTAAACTGAGATTATTATACGAATGTAATCCAATGGCTTTCCTGGCAGAACAGGCTGGTGGAAAGGCTACCGACGGGTTCAGAAGAATTCTGGAAGTGGAGCCAACAGAACTACACCAGAGAATTCCCTTTTTTGCAGGAAGCATCAATATGGTTGAAAAAGCAGAAGAGTTTATGCGTATTGACAGCGTAAAGTAA
- a CDS encoding YpdA family putative bacillithiol disulfide reductase → MEILDILIIGAGPIGLNCALEAKKNNLNYLIIEKGTIVNSLYNYPLYMKFFSTADKLEIAEIPFISAAPKPGRQEALEYYQGIARQKNLNINLYEKVLKVSKKEELFEIKTSKSTYQAKNVIISTGFYDIPNLMNIPGEDLPKVKHYYTEPYPFARQKIVVVGSSNSSVDAALETYRKGADVTMIIRNPEISSHVKYWVKPDIENRISEGSIKAYFNAEMLEIREHSVIFRDENGDHIEIENNFVLAMTGYLPDFDFLKNSGIELNSDCLNPVYNKETMETNVPNLYLAGVVCGGKDTHLWFIENSRIHAEMIVKSILSK, encoded by the coding sequence ATGGAAATTTTGGATATTCTCATTATCGGAGCCGGACCGATTGGCTTAAACTGTGCTCTTGAAGCGAAAAAAAACAACCTGAATTATTTGATTATTGAAAAAGGAACGATTGTGAATTCACTTTACAATTATCCTTTGTACATGAAGTTTTTTTCGACCGCCGACAAGCTTGAAATCGCAGAAATCCCTTTCATTTCCGCAGCTCCCAAACCTGGCAGACAGGAAGCTCTCGAATATTATCAGGGAATTGCAAGGCAGAAAAATCTGAACATCAATCTTTATGAAAAAGTGTTGAAAGTTTCCAAAAAAGAAGAATTATTTGAAATAAAAACCTCAAAATCTACATATCAGGCAAAAAACGTCATCATTTCTACCGGATTTTACGACATCCCAAATCTGATGAATATTCCGGGAGAAGATTTGCCTAAAGTGAAGCATTACTATACCGAACCCTACCCTTTTGCACGACAGAAAATTGTGGTGGTGGGCTCGAGCAATTCTTCCGTTGATGCCGCCCTTGAAACCTACAGAAAAGGTGCTGATGTCACAATGATTATCCGCAATCCTGAAATTTCTTCCCACGTGAAATATTGGGTAAAACCTGATATTGAAAACAGAATTTCCGAGGGAAGTATTAAAGCTTATTTCAATGCTGAAATGCTTGAAATAAGGGAACATTCTGTTATTTTCAGGGATGAAAACGGAGATCATATTGAAATTGAAAACAATTTTGTCCTCGCTATGACTGGTTATCTTCCCGATTTTGATTTCCTGAAAAATTCCGGTATTGAACTTAATAGCGACTGTTTAAACCCAGTTTACAATAAAGAAACGATGGAAACAAATGTTCCGAATCTGTATCTTGCCGGCGTAGTTTGTGGCGGTAAAGACACGCATCTTTGGTTTATTGAAAACTCCAGAATTCATGCGGAGATGATTGTGAAAAGTATTCTTTCGAAGTGA
- a CDS encoding glutamine--tRNA ligase/YqeY domain fusion protein, translated as MEEEKKSLNFIEQIIEDDLANGLKREEIRFRFPPEPNGYLHVGHTKAICINFGLGEKYNAPVNLRFDDTNPEKEEQEYVDSIKKDVEWLGFKWDKELYASDYFQQLYDWAVQLIKEGKAYVDEQPSELITEQRKNPTEPGVESPYRNRPTEESLDLFEKMKNGEFEEGAMSLRAKIDMVSPNMNMRDPVMYRILKRPHHRTGTTWKIYPMYDWAHGESDYLEQISHSLCSLEFENHRPLYNWYLDQVYEEGKVKNKQREFARMNVSYMITSKRKLQRLISEKAVNGWDDPRMPTISGMRRKGFTANAIRNFIDKVGVAKRENLIEIQLLDFCVREDLNKVAKRVMAVVDPVKLVIENYPEGQEEMLETENNNEQENAGTREIPFSRELYIEREDFKEEAGNKFFRLKLGGEVRLKSAYIIKGERVEKDENGEITTIYATYDEKSKSGSGTEESLRKVKGTIHWVSAKHAIPVEVRNYEKLFTVEQPDAEKDVDFLNFINPESVNIVQGFGEPSLKDVAVGEPLQFQRIGYFTKDQDSTDTNFVFNRTVTLKDSYKPE; from the coding sequence ATGGAAGAAGAAAAAAAATCACTCAATTTTATTGAGCAAATTATAGAAGATGATTTGGCAAACGGTCTCAAAAGAGAAGAGATCCGTTTCCGTTTTCCGCCTGAACCAAACGGTTATCTGCATGTAGGTCATACAAAAGCGATCTGCATCAACTTTGGTCTGGGTGAAAAATACAATGCTCCCGTAAACCTTCGTTTCGACGATACGAATCCTGAAAAAGAAGAGCAGGAATACGTAGATTCTATCAAAAAAGACGTTGAATGGCTAGGTTTCAAATGGGATAAAGAATTGTATGCTTCCGATTACTTCCAGCAGCTTTACGATTGGGCAGTTCAACTGATTAAAGAAGGAAAAGCTTACGTTGATGAGCAACCGTCTGAACTGATTACCGAGCAAAGAAAAAACCCTACAGAACCGGGAGTGGAATCTCCATACAGAAACCGTCCGACTGAAGAATCTTTAGATTTATTCGAAAAGATGAAAAACGGTGAATTTGAGGAAGGTGCCATGTCTCTTCGTGCAAAAATCGATATGGTTTCGCCGAATATGAACATGCGTGATCCTGTGATGTACAGAATTTTGAAAAGACCACACCATAGAACAGGAACTACATGGAAAATCTATCCAATGTACGACTGGGCGCACGGTGAATCTGATTATTTAGAACAGATTTCGCACTCGCTGTGCTCATTGGAGTTTGAAAACCACAGACCATTGTACAACTGGTATTTGGATCAGGTTTATGAAGAAGGAAAAGTAAAAAACAAGCAAAGGGAATTTGCAAGAATGAACGTTTCCTATATGATCACTTCCAAAAGAAAGCTACAAAGATTGATTTCTGAAAAAGCAGTGAACGGTTGGGATGATCCAAGAATGCCTACCATTTCCGGAATGCGCAGAAAAGGCTTTACAGCCAATGCCATCAGGAATTTTATTGATAAAGTGGGTGTTGCCAAAAGAGAAAATTTAATTGAAATTCAGTTACTGGATTTCTGCGTTCGTGAAGATTTGAACAAGGTCGCAAAACGTGTAATGGCGGTTGTTGACCCTGTCAAATTAGTCATTGAAAACTATCCTGAAGGACAGGAAGAAATGCTTGAGACAGAAAACAATAACGAGCAGGAAAATGCGGGAACCAGAGAAATTCCTTTCTCCAGAGAACTGTACATCGAGCGTGAAGATTTCAAAGAAGAAGCCGGAAACAAGTTCTTTAGACTGAAACTGGGCGGAGAAGTCCGTTTGAAATCTGCTTACATCATCAAAGGTGAAAGAGTAGAGAAGGACGAAAACGGAGAAATCACAACCATTTACGCTACCTACGATGAGAAATCAAAGTCTGGAAGCGGAACGGAGGAAAGTTTAAGAAAAGTAAAAGGAACCATTCACTGGGTGTCTGCGAAGCACGCCATTCCTGTGGAAGTAAGAAATTACGAGAAACTGTTTACAGTAGAACAGCCTGATGCTGAGAAAGATGTAGATTTCTTAAATTTCATTAATCCGGAATCTGTCAATATCGTTCAGGGATTTGGAGAACCAAGTTTAAAGGATGTTGCAGTGGGCGAACCACTTCAGTTCCAGAGAATTGGCTATTTTACGAAAGATCAGGATTCTACAGATACAAATTTTGTATTCAACAGAACCGTGACATTAAAAGACTCTTACAAGCCGGAGTAA
- a CDS encoding o-succinylbenzoate synthase encodes MTAKYFKYLLEFKRPGGTSRGVLHVKETFILEVFQDGKKGVGECAVFRGLSFDDRPDYEEKLKWLCENINQDFDYLKEELKGFPSIWFGYEQAVLNLNHGGNLYFPSEFTQGKIPIPINGLIWMGEISFMEEQIQDKLDQGFHCIKLKIGVDWDSEHQILQKLRKKFSKDQLELRVDANGGFSTDEAKIVLQQLSDLNIHSIEQPIKADNWEDMAELCAETSTPIALDEELIGIIDLNIKKKLLDKIKPQYIILKPALVGGFSGCDEWISLAEAQNIDWWITSALESNIGLNAIAQYTFTKNNSMPQGLGTGGLFINNFESHLKLVGDQLYFSGK; translated from the coding sequence ATGACAGCAAAATATTTTAAATATCTATTGGAATTTAAACGCCCGGGAGGAACTTCCCGAGGCGTTTTGCATGTAAAAGAGACCTTCATTCTCGAAGTTTTTCAGGATGGTAAAAAAGGAGTAGGCGAGTGTGCTGTTTTCAGAGGCTTAAGCTTTGATGACCGTCCCGATTATGAAGAAAAACTAAAGTGGCTATGCGAAAATATCAATCAAGATTTTGATTATTTAAAAGAAGAACTAAAAGGATTTCCTTCGATTTGGTTTGGTTATGAACAGGCTGTTTTAAATTTAAATCATGGCGGAAATCTTTATTTTCCAAGTGAATTTACTCAAGGTAAAATTCCAATTCCGATAAATGGTCTGATTTGGATGGGAGAAATTTCCTTCATGGAAGAGCAGATCCAGGACAAACTTGATCAGGGTTTTCACTGTATTAAATTAAAAATCGGGGTCGACTGGGATTCTGAACATCAGATTCTTCAGAAATTACGAAAGAAATTTTCAAAAGACCAGCTGGAACTTCGTGTGGATGCCAACGGCGGTTTTTCCACAGATGAGGCAAAGATTGTCTTACAACAACTTTCAGATTTAAATATTCATTCCATCGAGCAACCAATCAAAGCTGATAACTGGGAAGATATGGCTGAATTATGTGCTGAAACTTCCACGCCAATTGCTTTAGATGAAGAATTAATCGGAATTATTGATTTAAATATAAAGAAGAAACTTTTGGATAAGATAAAACCACAATATATTATTCTTAAACCCGCATTGGTAGGAGGTTTTTCTGGCTGTGATGAGTGGATTTCCCTTGCTGAAGCACAGAATATTGACTGGTGGATCACTTCCGCATTAGAAAGTAATATTGGCTTAAATGCTATCGCACAATATACTTTTACGAAAAATAATAGTATGCCTCAGGGTTTGGGTACGGGAGGACTGTTTATAAATAATTTCGAAAGCCATCTCAAACTTGTAGGAGATCAACTTTATTTCAGTGGTAAGTAA
- a CDS encoding MFS transporter, giving the protein MKLIHLYTNSFKGLSQESWMLALVMLINRAGSMVLPFLGVYMTAHLKFSIENTGIVLSFFGIGSVIGSWLGGFITDRIGEYKVQYFSLLLSVPLFCLIPLFKTEVGVAAIILLQSIVSDAFRPANSVAITKYAKPENITRAFSLNRMAVNLGFSIGPALGGILSAISYEFLFYTNALAALSAGILYIIFFRKRNKLAKLKARKVTEAVEIKKENSPYRDGKFLIYCGLCMLFAICFFQLFSTLTIFYKDTARLSQQNIGYLLGYSGFIVVMLEMGLVQIAEKYLSLARTMFLGTFICGLSYAMLGFDYSIFTLVISMTLLSVGEIWALPFMSTITALRSGKNNKGAYMGLNGISFSIAFIVTPYLGTLIAEKLGFTILWIGTGIAATAIAIAFYFVVPWMIGAQKEKI; this is encoded by the coding sequence ATGAAACTCATCCACCTATACACCAACTCCTTCAAAGGCCTCTCGCAGGAAAGCTGGATGCTTGCACTGGTTATGCTCATCAACCGTGCCGGTTCGATGGTGCTCCCGTTTTTGGGCGTTTACATGACGGCACATCTCAAATTCAGCATAGAAAATACAGGAATTGTCCTGAGCTTTTTCGGAATCGGTTCCGTAATCGGCTCTTGGTTGGGCGGATTTATCACAGACAGGATCGGAGAGTATAAAGTGCAGTATTTCAGTTTGTTGCTAAGTGTTCCGCTGTTTTGTTTAATCCCACTTTTCAAAACAGAAGTCGGCGTAGCGGCAATAATTTTACTGCAGAGCATTGTAAGTGATGCTTTCCGACCTGCAAACTCGGTGGCGATTACAAAATATGCCAAGCCTGAAAACATTACAAGAGCCTTTTCACTCAACCGTATGGCAGTCAATCTTGGCTTCTCCATCGGTCCCGCTTTGGGCGGAATTTTGTCTGCGATTTCCTATGAATTCTTGTTTTATACCAACGCGCTTGCCGCTCTGTCGGCCGGAATTTTATACATTATTTTCTTCCGGAAACGCAATAAATTAGCCAAATTAAAAGCCAGAAAAGTCACCGAAGCTGTTGAGATTAAAAAAGAAAACTCGCCTTATCGTGACGGTAAATTTTTGATTTACTGTGGTTTGTGTATGCTTTTTGCCATTTGTTTCTTCCAGTTGTTCAGCACCTTAACGATATTTTATAAGGATACAGCGCGTTTGAGTCAGCAAAATATCGGTTATCTCTTAGGGTACAGCGGATTCATCGTGGTTATGCTCGAAATGGGATTGGTTCAGATTGCCGAAAAATATCTAAGCTTGGCCCGAACCATGTTCCTCGGAACCTTCATTTGCGGACTCTCGTATGCGATGCTCGGTTTCGATTACAGCATCTTCACGCTTGTCATTTCGATGACTTTGCTGTCGGTAGGAGAGATTTGGGCGTTGCCGTTTATGTCTACGATCACAGCCTTACGTTCAGGAAAAAACAACAAAGGTGCTTACATGGGACTGAACGGGATCTCGTTTTCAATCGCATTCATCGTAACCCCTTATCTGGGAACTTTAATTGCCGAAAAACTGGGCTTTACGATCTTGTGGATCGGAACAGGAATCGCAGCAACAGCAATCGCGATCGCATTTTATTTCGTCGTTCCGTGGATGATTGGTGCACAAAAAGAGAAGATTTAA
- a CDS encoding aspartate kinase, whose product MKIFKFGGASVKDAEGVKNVSAVLGSQGFSKCLLVISAMGKTTNELEKVVELYFKKDNYQAEIEKIKRKHIEIANGLFPESHAVFAEINLFFDDIDSFLRRNKSPNYNFVYDQVVSCGEMISTKIVSEYLNEIQFTNQWLDARDYVQTDNSYREGIVDWAKTEEFISNLNKEICYVTQGFIGSDENNFTVTLGREGSDYSAAIFAYCLNADAMTIWKDVPGVMTGDPRKFSDVTLLSNISYEEAIELAYYGASVIHPKTLQPLQQKNIPFYVKSFVDPAKPGTKVGFSESNQNEESYILKEDQTLLKISTRDFSFIAEDHMSQVFAFLAKYKIKVSLMQNSAISLALCLEDKFLNADELNSELQKEFKTELIKNVSLFTVRHAKKENIDQFYQQKNVLLEQISKNTLQMVTQ is encoded by the coding sequence ATGAAAATTTTCAAGTTTGGTGGTGCATCAGTAAAGGATGCCGAAGGTGTAAAAAATGTATCTGCAGTATTGGGAAGCCAGGGGTTTTCTAAATGTCTGCTGGTAATCTCAGCGATGGGAAAAACTACAAACGAGCTGGAGAAGGTTGTAGAACTTTACTTCAAAAAAGATAACTACCAAGCCGAAATTGAAAAGATAAAACGAAAACACATAGAAATTGCCAACGGGCTTTTTCCTGAAAGTCACGCAGTTTTTGCCGAAATTAATTTGTTTTTTGATGATATAGATTCATTTTTAAGAAGAAACAAATCTCCAAATTATAATTTTGTTTACGATCAGGTGGTGAGTTGTGGGGAAATGATTTCCACTAAGATTGTAAGCGAATACTTAAATGAAATTCAGTTTACCAATCAGTGGCTGGATGCACGTGATTACGTACAGACAGACAATTCTTACCGCGAGGGGATTGTAGACTGGGCAAAAACGGAGGAATTTATATCAAATTTAAATAAAGAAATCTGCTATGTTACCCAAGGTTTCATCGGTTCTGATGAAAACAATTTCACAGTTACTTTGGGAAGAGAAGGTTCAGATTACTCAGCAGCCATTTTCGCCTATTGCCTCAATGCTGATGCGATGACCATCTGGAAAGACGTTCCTGGCGTAATGACGGGAGATCCAAGGAAATTTTCAGACGTAACTCTTCTTTCCAATATTTCTTATGAAGAGGCAATCGAGCTGGCTTACTACGGAGCAAGTGTTATTCACCCTAAAACCCTGCAGCCACTTCAGCAGAAAAATATTCCCTTTTATGTAAAATCCTTCGTAGATCCTGCAAAACCTGGAACTAAAGTTGGGTTTTCAGAAAGCAATCAGAATGAAGAATCCTATATTTTAAAGGAAGATCAGACTCTGCTGAAAATCTCTACAAGAGACTTCTCTTTTATTGCAGAAGATCACATGAGCCAGGTTTTTGCCTTCCTTGCGAAATACAAAATTAAAGTTTCTTTGATGCAGAATTCAGCAATTTCATTAGCTTTATGCCTTGAAGACAAATTTCTGAATGCAGACGAACTGAACAGTGAACTGCAAAAAGAATTTAAAACCGAACTGATAAAAAATGTATCTTTATTTACCGTAAGACATGCCAAAAAAGAAAACATCGATCAGTTTTACCAGCAGAAAAACGTGCTTTTGGAGCAAATCTCTAAAAATACTTTGCAAATGGTAACACAATAA
- a CDS encoding TonB-dependent receptor gives MKKLYFVLPLFSASIVFSQKKDSANLISEVKIDAYKKPTAFINSTKSVSVISENLLNQNTPERMLESINQIAGARMEERSPGSYRISLRGSTLRSPFGVRNVKVYLDDFILSDASGNTYFNVISPELIDKMEIYKGPESGDYGAVTGGTILLRTQTSDNLSANISAGSYGTFNQSFDFSKQLGKHFLEVFQNYYQTDSYRDQSKVQRKQIFIKDNFQYSKKGILKGMLMYSDLDYQTPGGLTLEQMNLNRKQARPKTATLPGASEQDAGIRNKMVLAGLSNEYQFNQNFSHFILVQGSYVDFENPFITNFENRFEKNFALRTHFNYEKNWEKVSLAYRFGFEGGINDILIKNYDNNRGFEGNPQNFDQLKNTSGFYFLSQKLNFNDKVFTDISISLNSNSYDWERLFPRTETGKIQFKNQWLPNLGITYLLGKGFSVRGKIGKGNSAPTSEEIRSSTQEFNRNLSPEYGWTKEAGIRKQFGNLLFVEGSYFDFRMKDAIVRRQNESGQEFFVNSGETVQKGFEVLMESKNFDLKNGFFSNFKFRFSGSFYDFKFKNYQQNGNDFSGNDLTGVPKTTVNSLLNFTFFKKLSVDYSHFYTSKIPLNDANSVWSESNLIGNIQFRFPVDIDKTRLNLYFQIQNLYNEEYVLGFDTNAFGNRYYNPAAKRNFVLGIKVDF, from the coding sequence ATGAAAAAGCTTTACTTCGTTCTCCCTCTTTTTTCCGCATCAATAGTATTTTCTCAAAAAAAAGATTCTGCAAATCTCATTTCAGAAGTGAAAATCGATGCATACAAAAAACCAACAGCTTTTATTAATTCTACAAAATCGGTGTCAGTCATTTCAGAAAATTTGCTGAATCAGAATACGCCGGAAAGAATGCTCGAATCCATCAACCAGATTGCAGGAGCAAGAATGGAAGAACGGTCGCCGGGAAGTTACAGAATTTCCCTTCGTGGAAGTACTTTAAGATCGCCTTTCGGAGTTCGCAACGTGAAAGTGTATCTTGATGATTTTATTTTATCTGATGCTTCGGGAAATACCTATTTCAATGTGATTTCTCCTGAATTAATTGACAAGATGGAAATTTACAAAGGTCCTGAAAGTGGCGATTACGGTGCAGTCACAGGCGGAACTATCCTTTTAAGAACGCAGACTTCGGATAACCTTTCAGCGAATATTTCAGCGGGAAGCTACGGCACATTCAACCAAAGTTTTGATTTCTCAAAGCAGTTAGGAAAACATTTTCTGGAAGTTTTTCAGAATTATTATCAGACAGATTCTTACAGAGATCAGTCGAAAGTTCAGCGAAAACAAATTTTTATAAAAGACAATTTTCAATATTCAAAAAAAGGAATTTTAAAAGGAATGCTGATGTATTCTGACCTCGATTATCAAACGCCTGGCGGACTGACTTTGGAGCAGATGAATCTCAACAGAAAACAGGCAAGACCAAAAACAGCAACGCTTCCCGGTGCTTCAGAACAGGATGCAGGCATCAGAAATAAAATGGTTTTGGCCGGACTGTCAAATGAATATCAGTTTAACCAAAATTTCTCTCATTTTATTTTAGTTCAGGGTTCGTATGTAGATTTTGAAAATCCGTTTATTACCAATTTTGAAAACCGTTTTGAGAAGAATTTTGCCTTAAGAACCCATTTTAATTATGAAAAAAACTGGGAGAAAGTTTCTTTGGCTTACCGTTTTGGATTTGAAGGCGGAATCAATGATATTTTAATTAAAAACTACGATAACAACAGAGGTTTTGAGGGGAATCCTCAGAATTTTGATCAGCTGAAAAATACTTCCGGATTTTACTTTCTCTCACAAAAACTGAATTTTAATGATAAAGTATTTACTGATATTTCCATTAGTTTAAATTCAAATTCCTACGATTGGGAGAGGCTTTTTCCACGTACGGAAACCGGGAAGATTCAATTTAAAAACCAATGGCTCCCCAATCTTGGCATAACTTATCTTCTCGGAAAAGGTTTTTCAGTAAGAGGAAAAATAGGAAAAGGAAATTCTGCTCCCACGAGTGAAGAGATCCGTTCGTCAACACAGGAATTTAATCGGAATCTAAGTCCGGAATATGGCTGGACTAAAGAAGCCGGTATCAGAAAACAGTTTGGAAATTTGCTTTTTGTAGAAGGAAGTTACTTTGATTTTCGGATGAAAGATGCGATCGTTAGAAGGCAAAATGAGAGCGGACAGGAATTTTTCGTCAACTCCGGAGAAACCGTTCAGAAAGGTTTTGAGGTTTTAATGGAATCTAAAAATTTTGATTTGAAGAACGGTTTTTTCAGCAATTTTAAATTCAGATTTTCAGGAAGTTTTTATGATTTTAAATTTAAGAATTATCAGCAAAACGGAAATGATTTCTCAGGAAATGATTTAACCGGAGTTCCTAAAACAACAGTTAACAGCTTACTGAATTTCACTTTTTTCAAAAAATTATCTGTTGACTATTCCCACTTTTACACTTCCAAAATTCCTTTGAATGACGCCAATTCCGTTTGGTCAGAATCTAATTTAATAGGAAATATCCAGTTCAGATTTCCTGTAGATATCGACAAAACAAGACTGAATTTATATTTTCAAATCCAGAATCTCTACAATGAAGAATACGTCTTAGGCTTTGATACCAACGCCTTTGGAAACCGGTATTATAATCCTGCTGCAAAACGGAATTTTGTGTTGGGAATAAAGGTTGATTTTTAG